From Daucus carota subsp. sativus chromosome 6, DH1 v3.0, whole genome shotgun sequence, the proteins below share one genomic window:
- the LOC108226129 gene encoding auxin-responsive protein SAUR32 has translation MDTECVKGRSNRKTNLITKTWQRCRSFPGKERSEPKLKVAPQGCFSVYVGAEKQRFVIKTVCANHPLFKMLLEDAEMEYGFISDGPILLPCDVDLFYKVLAEMDDAESANGSHLSRSKSCGFAYGSFGSFSPNRGKREGVSKGFGSYGLLTPSRLIRMN, from the coding sequence ATGGACACTGAGTGCGTAAAAGGTCGTAGCAACCGAAAGACGAATCTCATCACCAAGACATGGCAACGCTGTCGATCCTTCCCTGGAAAAGAGAGGAGCGAGCCTAAGCTTAAAGTAGCTCCGCAAGGATGTTTTTCAGTCTACGTGGGAGCAGAGAAGCAAAGATTTGTGATCAAGACCGTGTGCGCGAATCATCCACTATTTAAAATGTTGCTTGAAGATGCCGAAATGGAATACGGTTTCATCAGCGACGGTCCTATTTTGCTTCCATGCGATGTTGATCTCTTTTACAAAGTGCTGGCAGAGATGGATGATGCAGAAAGTGCTAATGGAAGTCATTTGTCGAGATCGAAATCGTGCGGGTTTGCGTACGGCTCATTCGGTTCGTTTAGTCCGAATCGTGGTAAAAGAGAAGGTGTGAGTAAAGGTTTTGGTTCATATGGGTTGCTCACTCCATCCAGGCTGATCAGAATGAATTAG
- the LOC108227611 gene encoding omega-hydroxypalmitate O-feruloyl transferase yields MGNFGVDEFELVVKQGEPTLVPPADDIEKGLYFLSNLDQNIAVIVRTIYCFKSEEKGNENAVEVIKDALAKVLVHYYPLAGRLTISPEGKLIVNCSGEGAVFVEAEANCGLEEIGDNTKPDPVTLGKLVYDVPGAKNILEIPPLVAQVTKFKCGGFVLGLCMNHCMFDGLGAMDFVNSWGETARGLSLKVPPFLDRSILKARDEPKIEFPHHEFAQIDDISNTAELYKEEMLYKSFCFSPEMLDYLKRKALEDGTLKKCTTFEALSAFVWRARSQALKLNPDQQTKLLFAVDGRSRFNPPLPQGYFGNGIVLTNSICTSGELVEKPLSFAVKLVQEAVNLVTDSYMKSAIDYFEVTRERPSLAATLLITTWSRLSFHTTDFGWGEPILSVPVALPEKEVTLFLSHGKERKSINVLLGLPASAMKSFEESMNI; encoded by the exons ATGGGAAACTTTGGCGTTGATGAGTTTGAGCTAGTGGTCAAGCAAGGCGAGCCAACGCTGGTTCCTCCTGCTGATGATATTGAGAAGGGTCTGTACTTTTTGTCCAACCTTGATCAGAACATTGCGGTGATTGTACGTACTATTTACTGCTTCAAGTCCGAGGAGAAAGGGAATGAGAATGCTGTGGAGGTGATTAAGGATGCCTTGGCAAAGGTTCTTGTTCATTATTACCCGCTTGCAGGGCGGTTAACAATAAGCCCTGAGGGCAAGTTGATTGTAAATTGTAGTGGAGAAGGTGCTGTCTTTGTCGAGGCAGAGGCTAATTGTGGTTTGGAAGAGATTGGTGATAATACAAAGCCGGATCCTGTCACTCTTGGGAAGTTGGTTTATGATGTTCCAGGGGCCAAAAACATACTAGAGATTCCTCCTCTTGTAGCCCAG GTTACAAAATTCAAATGTGGAGGATTTGTTCTTGGATTATGCATGAACCATTGCATGTTTGATGGGCTTGGTGCTATGGACTTCGTGAATTCGTGGGGTGAAACTGCACGAGGCTTATCCCTCAAAGTGCCTCCGTTTCTTGACAGAAGCATACTCAAAGCTAGAGACGAACCAAAAATTGAGTTTCCTCATCATGAATTTGCACAAATCGACGACATCTCAAACACTGCTGAGCTCTACAAAGAAGAAATGCTTTACAAGTCCTTCTGTTTCAGTCCTGAAATGCTTGATTATCTGAAAAGGAAAGCACTAGAAGACGGAACACTCAAAAAGTGCACTACCTTTGAAGCACTCTCAGCATTTGTCTGGAGAGCTAGAAGCCAGGCCCTGAAATTAAATCCTGATCAACAAACAAAACTCCTCTTTGCTGTCGATGGAAGGTCCAGATTCAATCCGCCTCTGCCACAAGGCTATTTTGGCAATGGCATTGTGTTAACAAACTCCATCTGTACTTCAGGAGAGCTCGTGGAGAAGCCGTTGTCATTTGCAGTGAAGTTAGTCCAGGAAGCGGTGAATTTGGTCACGGACAGTTACATGAAATCAGCAATAGACTATTTTGAAGTAACCAGAGAAAGGCCTTCTCTGGCTGCAACTCTTTTGATCACTACTTGGTCCAGGCTATCTTTCCACACCACGGATTTCGGATGGGGCGAGCCTATTCTATCAGTGCCTGTTGCATTGCCGGAGAAAGAAGTGACCCTGTTTCTGTCACACGGAAAAGAACGTAAAAGCATCAATGTGCTTCTTGGTTTGCCTGCTTCTGCAATGAAGAGTTTTGAAGAATCAATGAACATTTAA
- the LOC108225009 gene encoding G-type lectin S-receptor-like serine/threonine-protein kinase At4g27290: MQMNHLVLFSTILLISVFTNSSPVDVLRGEQIIKDGSTIVSAEGEFELGFFSPGSSTKRYVGIWFKKISSGTRTTVWVANRDAPLNNTSGVLKIDSKAISLFSNASSTVIWSSSYSRPVDSPVAQLLDSGNLVIRDEDDGGLENSVWQSFDYPADTILPGMKFGTDLVRGLRWEHSSYKSADDPSAGSFVHRIDIHGFPQFLLWKGSELHARNGPWVGNRFSGDPEPKTNNIYMNEFVIEAMEIYYAFHLLNKSSTTPITRLTLTPNGKYTASGME; this comes from the coding sequence ATGCAAATGAACCATTTAGTTTTATTTTCCACCATTTTGTTGATCTCCGTCTTTACAAATTCATCCCCTGTTGATGTTTTAAGAGGAgaacaaataataaaagatGGCAGCACAATTGTGTCAGCAGAAGGTGAATTTGAGCTTGGATTTTTCAGCCCCGGGAGTAGTACAAAACGCTACGTGGGTATATGGTTCAAGAAAATATCGTCCGGGACGCGGACGACTGTATGGGTGGCCAACAGGGATGCACCACTGAATAACACTTCTGGTGTACTAAAGATTGATTCCAAGGCAATTTCACTTTTTAGTAATGCTAGTAGTACTGTTATATGGTCATCGAGTTATTCAAGGCCTGTCGACAGTCCAGTGGCTCAGCTGTTGGACAGCGGAAATCTTGTTATCAGGGACGAAGATGATGGCGGCCTAGAGAATTCTGTATGGCAGAGTTTTGACTACCCTGCAGATACCATTTTGCCTGGTATGAAATTTGGAACTGATTTAGTGAGGGGCTTAAGGTGGGAACATTCGTCGTATAAAAGTGCTGACGATCCATCTGCAGGAAGTTTTGTACATCGAATTGATATCCATGGTTTTCCTCAGTTTCTGTTGTGGAAAGGTTCAGAACTACATGCTAGGAATGGACCGTGGGTTGGGAATCGGTTTAGTGGTGATCCAGAACCAAAGACGAACAATATTTACATGAATGAATTTGTTATTGAGGCAATGGAGATATATTATGCATTTCATCTTCTTAATAAAAGTTCTACTACACCTATCACAAGGTTAACATTGACTccaaatggtaaatatacagcgTCTGGTATGGAATGA